In one window of Bifidobacterium sp. WK041_4_12 DNA:
- a CDS encoding hydroxyethylthiazole kinase, with amino-acid sequence MRTASISKSSQNLSLNDPVRERIRTACEEVRQKTPLAQSFTNFVTINLVANAQLAAGGSAAMSFLPDDIKDIEAISGASYINVGTLLPSYEDALKDIAKSFFERTSLWVLDPVAAGLGSTRTRILKAFAEYPPTIVRANASEIIALCGIWDISLKTDSNGKVNRPAGVESVDDVDSATLHAIELARYLREHNATHTAAVAVSGERDLVTDGDRVYRLPGGNAMMTKITGAGCSLGGVTATYLAVSDPLTAALAASLHFNCASEQAGTVAQGPGSFQTAFLDALWQIQAAEIADSTIIDMH; translated from the coding sequence GTGCGAACAGCGTCGATTTCCAAGTCTTCGCAAAACCTGTCACTGAACGATCCCGTTCGTGAACGGATCAGGACAGCGTGCGAGGAAGTTCGTCAGAAAACGCCGCTCGCACAATCATTCACGAATTTCGTAACCATCAACCTGGTTGCGAATGCGCAGCTTGCCGCAGGCGGGAGCGCGGCGATGAGCTTTCTACCCGATGACATCAAGGATATTGAGGCAATTTCCGGCGCAAGCTACATCAATGTCGGCACGCTCCTGCCCTCGTATGAGGACGCGCTGAAGGATATAGCCAAAAGCTTCTTCGAGCGCACATCACTCTGGGTTCTTGACCCTGTGGCAGCAGGACTGGGCTCGACACGAACGCGGATACTGAAAGCTTTCGCCGAATACCCTCCAACAATCGTGCGCGCGAACGCATCCGAAATCATTGCCCTGTGCGGCATTTGGGATATCAGCCTGAAAACGGATTCCAACGGCAAGGTGAATCGTCCTGCCGGCGTTGAATCCGTAGACGACGTTGACAGCGCGACCCTTCATGCCATCGAACTCGCTCGGTACCTTCGTGAACATAACGCAACGCATACCGCAGCGGTTGCCGTTTCAGGAGAACGCGATCTGGTAACCGACGGCGACCGTGTCTATCGGCTTCCCGGTGGCAATGCCATGATGACGAAAATCACCGGTGCCGGTTGCTCTCTGGGAGGTGTGACGGCAACCTATCTGGCAGTAAGCGACCCATTGACCGCAGCACTCGCAGCTTCCCTGCATTTCAACTGCGCTTCCGAACAGGCTGGCACAGTAGCTCAGGGGCCTGGCAGCTTCCAGACAGCATTCCTGGATGCCCTGTGGCAGATTCAAGCTGCAGAAATCGCAGATTCAACCATCATTGACATGCATTGA
- the thiE gene encoding thiamine phosphate synthase, with the protein MKVSTQVNDFPSLRKVLDISAYLVIGPENTNGRDVATIVKEALAGGITCVQLRAKHSDASEIIALARQIAEVIEAAGKSDSVAFVIDDRVDVAWECRCMGIKVDGVHVGQTDMDVHYCRQLLGDNAIIGLSAATDKLVDLVNELDEGVIDYVGAGPVHPSVSKPDCGVGDDGQMHVLAVQGISRLADISRYPVVAGGGVSVADVPELARTKAAGWFVISAIAGADDPQKATEALVKAWRSVRDSQ; encoded by the coding sequence ATGAAAGTTTCAACGCAGGTCAATGATTTTCCTTCGTTACGGAAGGTACTTGACATTTCGGCCTATCTGGTAATTGGGCCAGAGAACACGAATGGTCGTGACGTGGCAACGATAGTTAAGGAAGCGCTTGCAGGTGGAATCACATGCGTGCAATTGCGCGCCAAGCACTCCGACGCTTCAGAAATCATCGCACTCGCCCGTCAGATTGCCGAAGTCATCGAAGCTGCTGGGAAGAGCGATAGCGTCGCGTTCGTGATAGATGACCGCGTCGATGTCGCGTGGGAATGCAGATGCATGGGAATCAAGGTCGATGGCGTTCATGTCGGTCAGACTGACATGGATGTTCACTACTGCAGACAGTTGCTCGGAGATAACGCGATCATTGGTCTTTCGGCGGCAACAGACAAACTTGTAGATTTGGTGAACGAGCTGGATGAAGGAGTCATCGACTATGTTGGCGCAGGCCCTGTGCATCCTTCCGTGAGCAAACCCGATTGCGGTGTGGGAGACGATGGGCAGATGCATGTTCTCGCCGTTCAAGGCATCAGCAGGCTGGCAGACATCAGCCGATACCCCGTTGTCGCTGGAGGAGGTGTCAGCGTTGCTGACGTTCCCGAACTGGCCCGAACCAAGGCTGCAGGATGGTTTGTTATCTCTGCCATAGCAGGTGCCGATGATCCACAGAAGGCAACGGAAGCTTTGGTCAAGGCATGGCGCTCGGTTCGGGACAGCCAATAA